A single window of Streptomyces sp. NBC_00464 DNA harbors:
- a CDS encoding DoxX family protein has protein sequence MHGYGTNGRGLGEARSLGELAREHALLPLRIFLGVTFIYAALDKLTDSAFFHATGPGSIGEQMTAVRDSSAIPALVDLALKSPSGFGYAIAFGELAVGIGTLLGLWTRIAALGGALISLSLWLTVSWQVSPYYLGNDLIYLMAWLPLLLGGAASFSVDAFRMTRRRRIR, from the coding sequence ATGCACGGGTACGGCACGAACGGGCGCGGTCTGGGTGAGGCCAGGAGCCTGGGGGAGCTGGCGCGGGAGCATGCCCTGCTGCCCCTGCGGATCTTCCTCGGCGTCACCTTCATCTACGCCGCGCTCGACAAACTGACCGACAGCGCCTTCTTCCACGCCACCGGACCGGGATCGATCGGCGAGCAGATGACCGCCGTCCGCGACTCCTCCGCGATCCCGGCCCTCGTCGACCTCGCGTTGAAGAGCCCGTCCGGATTCGGGTACGCCATCGCCTTCGGCGAACTCGCCGTCGGCATCGGCACGCTGCTGGGGCTGTGGACCCGGATCGCGGCACTCGGCGGGGCGCTGATCTCGCTCAGCCTGTGGCTCACCGTCAGCTGGCAGGTCTCGCCGTACTACCTCGGCAACGACCTGATCTACCTCATGGCCTGGCTGCCGCTGCTGCTCGGCGGGGCCGCGTCGTTCTCCGTGGACGCCTTCCGCATGACACGGCGGCGACGGATCCGGTAG
- a CDS encoding class II aldolase/adducin family protein, whose amino-acid sequence MPEPTPVPVDQLHFAMPPVHTSVEEERAHRKERLAGALRLFGEYGYEDGVSGHITARDPEFSDCYWVNPFGAPFDGLRPDELILVNGEGQVVEGSRHVNQAAFAVHAQVHRARPDVVAVAHTHSVHGRALAALGELVEPITQESCAFYEDHALYDAYTGVVVDEDEGRRIAAALGARKAIVLRNHGLLTVGDSVDAAAWWFLALERSCQVQLAARAAGKPVLIEHRDAVTTREQLGSDLVAWINYQPLWSRISRTF is encoded by the coding sequence ATGCCCGAGCCCACACCCGTACCCGTGGACCAGCTCCACTTCGCCATGCCGCCCGTCCACACCTCCGTGGAGGAGGAGCGCGCTCACCGCAAGGAACGCCTGGCCGGGGCGCTGCGCCTGTTCGGTGAGTACGGGTACGAGGACGGCGTCTCCGGGCACATCACGGCAAGGGACCCGGAGTTCAGCGACTGCTACTGGGTCAACCCCTTCGGCGCCCCCTTCGACGGGCTGCGGCCCGACGAGCTGATCCTCGTCAACGGTGAGGGCCAGGTCGTCGAGGGGAGCCGGCACGTCAACCAGGCCGCGTTCGCCGTCCACGCGCAGGTGCACCGGGCCCGCCCGGACGTCGTCGCCGTCGCCCACACCCACTCCGTGCACGGCAGGGCGCTGGCCGCGCTGGGGGAGCTCGTCGAGCCGATCACCCAGGAGTCCTGCGCCTTCTACGAGGACCACGCGCTCTACGACGCGTACACCGGGGTCGTCGTGGACGAGGACGAGGGGCGCCGGATCGCGGCCGCGCTCGGGGCGCGCAAGGCCATCGTGCTGCGCAACCACGGGCTGCTGACCGTGGGCGACTCGGTGGACGCGGCGGCCTGGTGGTTCCTCGCCCTGGAGCGGTCCTGCCAGGTCCAGCTGGCCGCGCGGGCCGCCGGGAAGCCGGTGCTGATCGAGCACCGGGACGCGGTCACCACGCGCGAACAGCTCGGCAGCGACCTGGTCGCCTGGATCAACTACCAGCCGCTGTGGAGCCGGATCTCTCGAACGTTCTGA
- the guaA gene encoding glutamine-hydrolyzing GMP synthase, which yields MPAAPPAAPDTTTDVVLVVDFGAQYAQLIARRVREARVYSEIVPSTMPVAEMLAKNPRAIILSGGPSSVYAEGAPSLDRALFEAGVPVFGMCYGFQLMATTLGGTVDDNGAREYGRTALAVSKAGSTLFEGTPTEQSVWMSHGDACSAAPEGFTVTASTDVVPVAAFENDEKKLYGVQYHPEVLHSTHGQQVLEHFLYRGAGIEPNWTTTNVVEEQIALIREQVGTKRAICGLSGGVDSAVAAALVQKAIGSQLTCVYVDHGLMRKGETAQVEKDFVAATGAKLKVVDAEKRFLDALAGVSDPEQKRKIIGREFIRVFEQAQLEILQEDGPEVAFLVQGTLYPDVVESGGGTGTANIKSHHNVGGLPDDIEFELVEPLRQLFKDEVRMVGQELGLPEEIVQRQPFPGPGLGIRIVGEVTKERLDLLREADAIAREELTAAGLDRDIWQCPVVLLADVRSVGVQGDGRTYGHPIVLRPVSSEDAMTADWSRLPYETLAKISTRITNEVADVNRVVLDVTSKPPGTIEWE from the coding sequence GTGCCAGCAGCACCCCCCGCCGCCCCCGACACCACCACCGACGTGGTCCTCGTTGTCGACTTCGGCGCGCAGTACGCCCAGCTCATCGCCCGACGCGTCCGTGAGGCCCGGGTCTACAGCGAGATCGTGCCGTCCACGATGCCGGTGGCCGAGATGCTGGCCAAGAACCCCCGGGCGATCATCCTGTCCGGCGGGCCCTCCTCCGTGTACGCCGAGGGTGCGCCCTCGCTCGACCGCGCGCTGTTCGAGGCCGGGGTCCCCGTCTTCGGCATGTGCTACGGCTTCCAGCTGATGGCCACCACGCTCGGCGGCACCGTCGACGACAACGGTGCCCGCGAGTACGGCCGTACCGCGCTCGCCGTCTCCAAGGCCGGCTCGACCCTCTTCGAGGGCACGCCGACCGAGCAGTCGGTGTGGATGTCGCACGGCGACGCCTGCTCCGCCGCCCCCGAGGGCTTCACCGTCACCGCGTCCACGGACGTCGTCCCGGTCGCCGCCTTCGAGAACGACGAGAAGAAGCTCTACGGCGTCCAGTACCACCCGGAGGTCCTGCACTCCACGCACGGGCAGCAGGTCCTGGAGCACTTCCTCTACCGCGGCGCGGGCATCGAGCCGAACTGGACGACCACCAACGTCGTCGAGGAGCAGATCGCCCTCATCCGCGAGCAGGTCGGCACCAAGCGCGCCATCTGCGGCCTGTCCGGCGGCGTGGACTCCGCGGTCGCCGCGGCCCTCGTGCAGAAGGCCATCGGCTCCCAGCTGACCTGTGTGTACGTCGACCACGGTCTGATGCGCAAGGGCGAGACCGCGCAGGTCGAGAAGGACTTTGTCGCCGCGACCGGGGCGAAGCTGAAGGTCGTCGACGCGGAGAAGCGCTTCCTCGACGCCCTGGCCGGCGTGTCCGACCCGGAGCAGAAGCGGAAGATCATCGGCCGCGAGTTCATCCGCGTCTTCGAGCAGGCCCAGCTGGAGATCCTCCAGGAGGACGGCCCCGAGGTCGCCTTCCTCGTCCAGGGCACGCTCTACCCGGACGTCGTCGAGTCCGGCGGCGGCACCGGCACCGCCAACATCAAGTCGCACCACAACGTGGGCGGCCTCCCCGACGACATCGAGTTCGAGCTCGTCGAACCGCTGCGCCAGCTGTTCAAGGACGAGGTCCGGATGGTCGGCCAGGAGCTCGGCCTGCCGGAGGAGATCGTCCAGCGCCAGCCCTTCCCCGGCCCCGGCCTCGGTATCCGGATCGTCGGCGAGGTCACCAAGGAGCGGCTCGACCTGCTCCGCGAGGCCGACGCCATCGCCCGCGAGGAGCTGACCGCGGCCGGCCTCGACCGGGACATCTGGCAGTGCCCGGTGGTCCTGCTCGCGGACGTCCGCAGCGTCGGCGTCCAGGGCGACGGCCGCACCTACGGTCACCCGATCGTGCTGCGCCCGGTCTCCTCCGAGGACGCCATGACGGCGGACTGGTCGCGACTGCCGTACGAGACCCTCGCCAAGATCTCCACCCGCATCACCAACGAGGTCGCCGACGTCAACCGCGTCGTGCTCGACGTCACGAGCAAGCCCCCGGGCACCATCGAGTGGGAGTAA
- a CDS encoding chorismate mutase: MSTTTTTARTAADVTGAHTDEAASLIADARTRIDALDDRIIGLVQERMAVSTVIQEARMTSGGRRVNLSREMEILGQYRDALGRPGTSLAMTLLELCRGRV; this comes from the coding sequence ATGAGCACCACCACCACCACCGCCAGGACCGCCGCCGACGTGACCGGGGCGCACACCGACGAGGCCGCGTCCCTGATCGCGGACGCCCGGACGCGCATCGACGCCCTCGACGACCGGATCATCGGCCTCGTCCAGGAGCGGATGGCCGTCTCCACGGTCATCCAGGAGGCCCGGATGACCTCCGGCGGCCGCCGGGTGAACCTCTCCCGCGAGATGGAGATCCTGGGCCAGTACCGGGACGCGCTGGGCAGGCCCGGCACCTCCCTCGCGATGACCCTGCTGGAGCTGTGCCGCGGCCGCGTGTGA
- a CDS encoding peptidase, with protein MRSTPPRAALRRVTGGFAAAGLLAAGALALNTPARAAAPEFTLGGPADTALHPYPATGTPQKATLGFTVNNPSEDEENGTFGEEYTVRFDLSGIAGVADVSFSEEGSADCETTGTTAVCHDWGIFPGLSTVADLELTAAKGSKDGDAGTIEVTAEAEGATFRSFSAHVGIGGPDLSMKRIPFRTNLKPGDSQPAPLTFTNNGTRAADGVLLTLRHTRGMAFTERYRNCEYSEEGLGLGSADSWTTALCSFDGSYEPGVTYTLAEPPSIKATPRAFYDTFLYSVTEDGSAARAAQRAGARYSSGEGATLTLRKAPSARSADLEPGDNQQEVDFQTANSADFAAYGARVKGAAGATVEATVGFRNRGPAWVGNLRSGEDVATVDITVPEGATVVDRPESCRGVTADGDYRENQKGAPRYFCSTPMSVSEDADFAFPFKLKIDKVVAGASGKVWVRNIHLGDPGLRFDTKTANNTASLVLNAKDSGSGGSTTGGTTSGSGGAAATGGSTGGSSDSGSASGDSGGSAGSSSAGTTGGNGTTGGGDTGGDLASTGSTALMTGGAALVALAAGGVLYTVSRRRRATR; from the coding sequence ATGAGAAGCACGCCCCCGAGAGCAGCTCTCCGTCGCGTCACCGGAGGTTTCGCCGCAGCCGGCCTTCTGGCCGCCGGTGCTCTCGCCCTGAACACCCCGGCCCGGGCCGCGGCCCCCGAGTTCACCCTCGGAGGCCCCGCCGACACCGCCCTGCACCCGTACCCGGCCACGGGCACCCCGCAGAAGGCGACCCTCGGATTCACGGTCAACAACCCGTCCGAGGACGAGGAGAACGGGACCTTCGGCGAGGAGTACACCGTCCGCTTCGACCTCAGCGGGATCGCCGGGGTCGCGGATGTGTCGTTCAGCGAGGAAGGCAGCGCGGACTGCGAGACCACCGGGACGACCGCCGTCTGCCACGACTGGGGCATCTTCCCCGGCCTGAGCACCGTCGCCGACCTCGAACTCACCGCGGCGAAGGGCAGCAAGGACGGCGACGCGGGGACCATCGAGGTCACCGCCGAGGCGGAAGGCGCCACCTTCCGGTCCTTCTCCGCCCACGTCGGCATCGGCGGACCCGACCTGTCGATGAAGCGGATTCCGTTCAGGACGAACCTCAAGCCCGGCGACAGCCAGCCGGCGCCCCTCACCTTCACCAACAACGGCACGCGCGCGGCCGACGGGGTCCTGCTCACCCTGCGCCACACCCGCGGCATGGCGTTCACCGAGCGGTACCGGAACTGCGAGTACAGCGAGGAGGGGCTGGGCCTGGGTTCCGCCGACAGCTGGACCACCGCGCTGTGCTCCTTCGACGGGAGCTACGAGCCGGGCGTCACGTACACGCTGGCAGAGCCGCCCAGCATCAAGGCCACTCCACGCGCGTTCTACGACACCTTCCTCTACAGCGTCACGGAGGACGGCTCCGCCGCCCGCGCCGCGCAGCGGGCCGGTGCGCGGTACAGCTCCGGCGAGGGCGCCACGCTGACCCTGCGCAAGGCCCCGTCGGCGCGCTCGGCCGACCTGGAGCCGGGCGACAACCAGCAGGAAGTCGACTTCCAGACCGCCAACAGCGCCGACTTCGCGGCGTACGGGGCGCGGGTCAAGGGCGCTGCGGGCGCCACGGTCGAGGCGACGGTCGGATTCCGTAACCGGGGACCGGCCTGGGTCGGGAATCTCCGCTCCGGCGAGGACGTCGCCACGGTGGACATCACCGTGCCCGAGGGCGCCACGGTCGTCGACAGGCCCGAGTCCTGCCGCGGTGTGACCGCCGACGGCGACTACCGCGAGAACCAGAAGGGCGCCCCGCGCTACTTCTGCTCCACGCCGATGTCCGTGAGTGAGGACGCCGACTTCGCCTTCCCCTTCAAGCTGAAGATCGACAAGGTGGTCGCGGGGGCGTCCGGCAAGGTCTGGGTCCGCAACATCCACCTCGGCGACCCCGGCCTGCGCTTCGACACCAAGACCGCCAACAACACCGCGTCCCTGGTGCTGAACGCCAAGGACTCGGGCTCGGGCGGCTCCACCACCGGTGGAACCACCTCGGGCTCGGGCGGAGCGGCCGCCACGGGCGGCTCCACCGGCGGTTCCTCGGACAGCGGCAGCGCGTCCGGCGACTCCGGCGGTTCGGCCGGCTCGTCCTCGGCCGGCACCACCGGCGGCAACGGCACCACCGGCGGCGGTGACACCGGGGGCGATCTCGCCTCCACCGGTTCCACCGCGCTGATGACCGGCGGCGCGGCTCTCGTCGCCCTGGCCGCGGGCGGCGTCCTGTACACGGTGTCCCGCCGCCGCCGCGCGACCCGATGA
- a CDS encoding GMC family oxidoreductase, with translation MSQVSPARKQPVDPEGADDDAAYDYDVLIVGSGFGGAVSALRLSEKGYRVGVLEAGRRFTPGTLPKNSWDLKNYLWAPALGLFGIQRVHLLGKVMVLAGAGVGGGSLNYANTLYVPPAPFFQDRQWAHITDWQDELKPYYDQATRMLGVRLNPTMTPSDVHLKATAEVMGVGDTFHLAPVGVFFGDGKDADGTARAKPGGTVADPYFGGAGPARKACTECGECMTGCRHGAKNTLNENYLHLAEKAGAVIHPMTSVVAVTEDPEGGYHVATVPTDRRKRAKPTLLRARKVVVAAGTYGTQTLLHTMKDRGLLPRLSARLGELTRTNSEGLVGAQTSDRRYRRKHGTKADFTKGVAITSSIHPDENTHIEPVRYGKGSNAMGGMTILQVPYGTHRVLSWIGSMAKHPTLAVRSLSNRRWSERTIIGLVMQSLDNSLTAYRKPRGIGKGLLTARQGHGAPNPTQIAEATQSATLLAEEINGFAGSNIGELMGTPLTAHFLGGCPIGATADEGVIDPYHRLFGHPGISVVDGSAVSANLGVNPSLTITAQAERAMSFWPNKGEQDLRPAPGEAYERLAAVEPQAPAVPKEAFGALRLPFLGMPTVPPKKATETE, from the coding sequence ATGTCCCAGGTCAGCCCTGCCCGGAAACAGCCCGTGGACCCGGAAGGAGCCGATGACGACGCCGCGTACGACTACGACGTCCTGATCGTCGGTTCGGGCTTCGGCGGCGCGGTCTCGGCGCTTCGGCTGTCCGAGAAGGGATACCGGGTCGGCGTCCTGGAGGCGGGCCGCCGCTTCACGCCCGGCACCCTGCCCAAGAACTCGTGGGACCTGAAGAACTACCTCTGGGCCCCCGCCCTCGGCCTCTTCGGCATCCAGCGCGTGCATCTGCTCGGCAAGGTGATGGTGCTGGCCGGTGCGGGCGTCGGCGGCGGCTCGCTCAACTACGCCAACACGCTGTACGTGCCCCCGGCGCCGTTCTTCCAGGACCGGCAGTGGGCGCACATCACCGACTGGCAGGACGAGCTGAAGCCGTACTACGACCAGGCCACGCGGATGCTCGGGGTCCGGCTCAACCCGACGATGACCCCCTCCGACGTCCATCTGAAGGCGACCGCCGAGGTCATGGGCGTCGGCGACACCTTCCATCTCGCCCCGGTCGGTGTCTTCTTCGGTGACGGCAAGGACGCCGACGGCACGGCGAGGGCGAAGCCCGGCGGCACCGTCGCCGACCCGTACTTCGGCGGCGCCGGTCCGGCCCGCAAGGCCTGCACCGAGTGCGGCGAGTGCATGACCGGCTGCCGGCACGGTGCGAAGAACACCCTCAACGAGAACTACCTCCACCTCGCCGAGAAGGCCGGAGCGGTCATCCACCCGATGACGTCCGTCGTCGCGGTCACGGAGGACCCGGAGGGCGGCTACCACGTCGCCACCGTGCCGACCGACCGCCGGAAGAGGGCGAAGCCCACCCTGCTGCGCGCACGCAAGGTGGTCGTGGCGGCGGGCACGTACGGCACCCAGACCCTGCTGCACACCATGAAGGACCGGGGACTGCTGCCCCGGCTCTCGGCCCGGCTCGGCGAGCTGACCCGGACCAACTCCGAAGGCCTCGTCGGCGCGCAGACCTCGGACCGCCGCTACCGCAGGAAGCACGGCACCAAGGCCGACTTCACCAAGGGCGTCGCCATCACCTCGTCGATCCACCCCGACGAGAACACCCACATCGAACCGGTCCGCTACGGCAAGGGATCCAACGCCATGGGCGGCATGACCATCCTCCAGGTCCCGTACGGCACCCACCGGGTGCTGAGCTGGATCGGCAGCATGGCCAAGCACCCGACGCTCGCCGTGCGTTCGCTCTCCAACCGGCGCTGGTCGGAGCGGACCATCATCGGGCTCGTCATGCAGTCGCTGGACAACTCCCTGACCGCGTACCGCAAGCCCCGCGGCATCGGGAAGGGACTGCTCACCGCCCGCCAGGGGCACGGCGCGCCCAACCCGACGCAGATCGCCGAGGCGACGCAGAGCGCGACACTGCTCGCCGAGGAGATCAACGGCTTCGCCGGCTCCAACATCGGTGAGCTGATGGGCACCCCGCTCACCGCGCACTTCCTCGGCGGCTGCCCGATCGGCGCGACTGCCGACGAGGGGGTCATCGACCCGTACCACCGGCTGTTCGGCCACCCGGGCATCTCGGTCGTCGACGGTTCCGCGGTCTCCGCCAACCTCGGCGTCAACCCGTCGCTGACGATCACCGCGCAGGCGGAGCGGGCCATGTCCTTCTGGCCCAACAAGGGCGAGCAGGACCTGCGCCCGGCCCCTGGTGAGGCGTACGAGCGGCTGGCGGCGGTCGAGCCGCAGGCGCCGGCCGTCCCGAAGGAGGCGTTCGGCGCGCTGAGGCTGCCGTTCCTGGGAATGCCCACGGTGCCGCCGAAGAAGGCCACGGAGACGGAGTAG
- a CDS encoding succinic semialdehyde dehydrogenase, with product MTDSQASTPTTAAVVGTNPVAAAPAGVRTAADVVTPEVIAQLTRGVVGSGRTANHTPFTGEKLADLPESTPEDVATAYERARAAQPAWAATSVRARAAVLLRFHDLVLDRQSEVLDLIQLETGKARLHAHEEVQAVAVAARHYGRKAGAYLKPKRHTGVVPTLTKVTELRQPRGVIGQIAPWNYPFELSVGDALPAFVSGNAVVMKPDTETALTALWARDLLIEAGLPAEVFQVVLGDGPVVGPEVVKHADYVSFTGSTRTGREVAQGAAARLVGVSLELGGKNAMLVLKDADVEKAAAGAVRACFSSAGQLCISIERLYVHESIADDFVARFAARTKAMRLGNSLAYGADMGSLVGERQLETVSRHVAEAVEKGAKLVAGGVARPDIGPLFYEPTILDGVEAPMAVCNEETFGPVVSIYRFSDEDEVVALANGTPYGLNSSVWTKDGRRGHQVAARLRTGTVNINEGYAPAYGSVQSPMGGMKESGLGRRHGSEGILKYTEAQTVAQQRLIPLAPSFGMDDEKYAAFMSRSLKAMKAFRLR from the coding sequence ATGACGGACTCGCAGGCCTCCACGCCCACCACCGCCGCGGTTGTCGGCACCAACCCGGTGGCCGCCGCGCCCGCGGGCGTGCGCACGGCCGCCGATGTCGTGACGCCCGAGGTGATCGCCCAGCTGACCCGTGGCGTCGTCGGCTCCGGCCGTACGGCCAACCACACCCCCTTCACCGGCGAGAAGCTGGCCGACCTGCCCGAGTCCACCCCCGAGGACGTGGCCACCGCCTACGAGCGCGCCCGCGCCGCGCAGCCCGCCTGGGCCGCGACGTCCGTCCGGGCCAGGGCCGCCGTGCTGCTGCGCTTCCACGACCTCGTCCTGGACCGTCAGTCGGAGGTCCTCGACCTCATTCAGCTGGAGACCGGCAAGGCCCGGCTGCACGCCCACGAGGAGGTGCAGGCGGTCGCCGTCGCCGCCCGGCACTACGGCCGCAAGGCCGGCGCGTATCTGAAGCCGAAGCGGCACACCGGTGTCGTACCGACCCTCACCAAGGTCACCGAGCTGCGCCAGCCCCGCGGGGTCATCGGCCAGATCGCGCCGTGGAACTACCCGTTCGAGTTGTCCGTCGGTGACGCGCTGCCCGCGTTCGTCTCCGGCAACGCCGTGGTGATGAAGCCGGACACGGAGACCGCGCTGACCGCGCTGTGGGCCCGTGACCTGCTCATCGAGGCCGGACTCCCGGCCGAGGTCTTCCAGGTCGTGCTCGGGGACGGCCCCGTCGTCGGCCCCGAGGTCGTCAAGCACGCCGACTACGTCTCGTTCACCGGTTCCACCCGCACCGGCCGCGAGGTCGCCCAGGGTGCCGCGGCCCGGCTCGTCGGCGTCTCGCTGGAGCTCGGCGGCAAGAACGCCATGCTGGTCCTGAAGGACGCCGACGTGGAGAAGGCCGCCGCCGGCGCCGTCCGCGCCTGCTTCTCCTCCGCCGGCCAGCTCTGCATCTCCATCGAGCGGCTGTACGTCCACGAGTCGATCGCCGACGACTTCGTGGCCCGGTTCGCCGCCCGTACGAAGGCGATGCGGCTCGGCAACTCCCTCGCGTACGGCGCCGACATGGGCTCGCTCGTCGGCGAGCGCCAGCTGGAGACCGTCAGCCGGCACGTCGCGGAGGCCGTCGAGAAGGGCGCCAAGCTCGTCGCCGGCGGCGTCGCCCGCCCCGACATCGGCCCGCTGTTCTACGAGCCGACCATTCTCGACGGCGTCGAGGCCCCGATGGCCGTCTGCAACGAGGAGACCTTCGGGCCGGTCGTCTCGATCTACCGCTTCAGCGACGAGGACGAGGTCGTCGCCCTGGCCAACGGCACCCCGTACGGACTCAACTCGAGCGTCTGGACCAAGGACGGCCGGCGCGGCCACCAGGTCGCCGCCCGGCTGCGCACCGGCACGGTCAACATCAACGAGGGCTACGCCCCCGCGTACGGCAGCGTGCAGTCCCCGATGGGCGGAATGAAGGAATCCGGCCTCGGCCGCCGGCACGGCTCCGAGGGCATCCTCAAGTACACCGAGGCCCAGACCGTCGCCCAGCAGCGGCTGATCCCGCTCGCCCCGTCCTTCGGGATGGACGACGAGAAGTACGCGGCGTTCATGAGCCGCAGCCTGAAGGCGATGAAGGCGTTCCGCCTGCGCTGA
- a CDS encoding serine/threonine-protein kinase, whose protein sequence is MDRSQGTEAGLVLAGRYRLGEVLGRGGMGKVWRAHDEVLHRTVAVKELTAGLYVAEADRVVLHARTQKEARAAARITHPGVVTVHDVIEYDNRPWIVMQYVDGPSLADQTKESGEIEPREAARIGLHVLGALRAAHSAGVLHRDVKPGNVLLARDGRVLLTDFGIAAIEGDSTITRTGELVGSIDYLAPERVRGGDPGPASDLWSLGATLYTAVEGRSPFRRTSPISTMQAVVTEDPPTPARAGALAPVITALLRKEPEDRPSAAEAERMLLEAMEGREPRSAQAYVPTQRVPEEVLRSMGADGTSGGGAVNGGTAQLPYPGPLPAPASAPAIRRSRGRWRTTVVVIALAALVGGGAGIAAMLYANRTDAESGTGGTASHGTRSPGPGKATPTPTPTPTPSPDPAKAGVPDGWRRVEDPSGFSILMPIGWERQVNGTNIDYTPDDGVHYLRVSVDPAPDFEDSYTHMQDMETNLRERLPDYRNLEMNSNVYRDCPGAIWEFTWTEKPGEPRHAIDQMYYAKEGGPEYALYMTGPEEDWDITRDRFNTMLRSWRAPADSN, encoded by the coding sequence GTGGATCGATCACAGGGCACGGAAGCGGGACTGGTGCTGGCCGGGAGGTACCGGCTCGGCGAAGTCCTGGGACGCGGCGGCATGGGCAAGGTCTGGCGCGCTCATGACGAGGTGCTGCACCGCACCGTCGCCGTCAAGGAGCTGACCGCCGGGCTGTACGTCGCGGAGGCGGACCGGGTCGTGCTGCACGCGCGCACCCAGAAGGAGGCCCGCGCCGCCGCCCGCATCACGCATCCCGGTGTGGTCACCGTCCATGACGTGATCGAGTACGACAACCGGCCGTGGATCGTCATGCAGTACGTCGACGGTCCGTCACTCGCCGACCAGACCAAGGAGTCCGGCGAGATCGAGCCGCGCGAGGCCGCCCGGATCGGGCTCCACGTGCTGGGCGCCCTGCGCGCCGCACACAGTGCCGGGGTGCTGCACCGCGATGTGAAGCCGGGCAACGTCCTGCTCGCGCGGGACGGCCGGGTGCTGCTGACCGACTTCGGGATCGCGGCGATAGAGGGCGACTCGACCATCACCAGGACCGGTGAACTGGTCGGCTCCATCGACTATCTGGCACCCGAGCGGGTCCGCGGCGGCGACCCGGGCCCCGCCTCCGACCTGTGGTCGCTGGGCGCCACGCTGTACACCGCGGTCGAGGGGCGCTCGCCGTTCCGCCGCACCTCCCCGATATCCACGATGCAGGCCGTCGTCACCGAGGACCCGCCGACGCCCGCACGGGCCGGGGCGCTCGCCCCCGTCATCACGGCGCTGCTCCGCAAGGAACCCGAGGACCGGCCCTCGGCCGCGGAGGCCGAACGGATGCTGCTGGAGGCCATGGAGGGGCGCGAGCCCCGGTCGGCCCAGGCGTACGTCCCCACGCAGCGGGTCCCCGAGGAGGTGCTGCGTTCCATGGGCGCCGACGGCACCTCCGGCGGCGGGGCGGTGAACGGCGGCACGGCCCAGCTTCCCTACCCCGGTCCCCTTCCGGCCCCGGCCTCCGCACCGGCCATCCGGCGCAGCCGAGGCCGGTGGCGTACGACGGTCGTGGTCATCGCGCTGGCGGCCCTGGTGGGCGGCGGCGCGGGTATCGCCGCGATGCTGTACGCGAACCGCACGGACGCGGAATCCGGCACCGGTGGCACGGCGTCGCACGGCACCCGGTCGCCGGGGCCGGGCAAGGCCACACCCACCCCCACGCCCACCCCGACACCCTCGCCGGACCCGGCGAAGGCGGGCGTGCCGGACGGCTGGCGGCGGGTGGAGGACCCCTCCGGGTTCAGCATCCTCATGCCGATCGGCTGGGAGCGGCAGGTGAACGGCACCAACATCGACTACACCCCGGACGACGGTGTGCACTACCTCCGCGTCAGCGTCGACCCGGCGCCCGACTTCGAGGACTCGTACACGCACATGCAGGACATGGAGACGAACCTGCGCGAGCGGCTGCCGGACTACCGGAACCTGGAGATGAACAGCAACGTCTACCGCGACTGCCCCGGAGCCATCTGGGAGTTCACCTGGACCGAGAAGCCCGGCGAGCCGCGCCATGCCATCGACCAGATGTACTACGCGAAGGAGGGCGGCCCGGAGTACGCGCTGTACATGACGGGGCCGGAGGAGGACTGGGACATCACCCGGGACCGGTTCAACACGATGCTGCGCAGCTGGCGCGCGCCGGCCGACTCCAACTGA